Proteins encoded within one genomic window of Glandiceps talaboti chromosome 3, keGlaTala1.1, whole genome shotgun sequence:
- the LOC144433143 gene encoding uncharacterized protein LOC144433143, whose amino-acid sequence MILSRKRKPTTPDLYFGNTKLVVEKVLNILGIKIDSKLLWTRHISDISKRAGQRLGALRKVASKLDVVGRSTIYKAQIRSIMEYACLSWMSAPPTVLSQLDSFSRKLSESLE is encoded by the coding sequence ATGATACTGTCTCGGAAAAGGAAACCAACGACTCCTGATCTGTACTTCGGAAATACCAAACTGGTAGTAGAGAAGGTGCTCAATATCCTTGGCATCAAAATTGACAGTAAACTTCTGTGGACCAGACACATTTCTGACATCTCAAAGAGGGCTGGGCAGAGACTTGGAGCACTGCGGAAAGTTGCCAGCAAACTTGATGTTGTAGGAAGATCAACCATCTACAAAGCCCAAATCCGTAGTATCATGGAATATGCCTGTCTGTCATGGATGAGTGCCCCTCCAACTGTCCTAAGCCAACTTGACTCATTCAGCAGAAAGCTCTCAGAATCATTGGAGTAG
- the LOC144433144 gene encoding uncharacterized protein LOC144433144, with protein MSCTTFHSLADKPKLLQDSRTSTRLYSYGSNKTIPVIGTFTADVLYGDNTTQGKFAVTKISGDTLLCYKAAAELGIVNITNNVNAVNYDADHWLQKYSDLCVGIGKLKDVQIKLHEDKTVMPVAQPHDRRMPFHVQKKTAEELQKLLNLDIIDEI; from the coding sequence ATGAGTTGTACAACATTCCACAGTCTAGCAGACAAACCAAAGTTGCTACAAGACAGTAGAACTAGTACTCGTCTATATTCATATGGTTCAAACAAAACAATTCCAGTCATTGGTACTTTCACAGCTGACGTACTGTACGGAGACAATACAACCCAAGGAAAATTTGCAGTGACCAAGATTAGCGGTGATACACTTCTATGCTACAAGGCAGCAGCTGAACTAGGTATTGTTAACATCACCAACAACGTCAATGCTGTTAACTACGATGCTGATCATTGGTTGCAGAAATACAGTGACCTCTGTGTCGGTATTGGTAAATTGAAAGATGTCCAGATTAAATTACATGAAGACAAGACAGTGATGCCAGTAGCCCAACCACATGATCGACGCATGCCATTCCATGTACAAAAGAAAACAGCAGAAGAGCTACAGAAGTTACTTAATTTAGACATAATTGACGAAATTTGA